The following coding sequences lie in one Musa acuminata AAA Group cultivar baxijiao chromosome BXJ3-1, Cavendish_Baxijiao_AAA, whole genome shotgun sequence genomic window:
- the LOC135628326 gene encoding probable polyol transporter 6, with protein sequence MEGQGESGVSARGAKTYAFACAIIASIISILMGYDTGVMSGAMLFMKEDLNIQDEQVEVLAGIMNICALVGSLTAGRLSDWIGRRYTIVVASIIFFVGAVLMGLGLNYGMLFSGRCIAGVGVGYALMVAPVYSAEISSPSSRGFLTSLPEICISAGILLGYVSNYFLRHLPLKYGWRLMLGVAAVPSVMLAVGILAMPESPRWLVMQGRLRDAREVLLRVSNTKEEAELRLREIKAAAGVDESCTDDVVEPVATHRGEGVWKELLLRPTPAVRRILIAALGIHFFEHATGIEAVVLYTPRIFKKAGISSRSKLLFVTMGMGVTKTAFILVATFLLDKVGRRPLLLTSVAGMILSLSSLGFGLTMADHSQQTLPWALGLCIASLLFFVAFFSVGLAPVTWVYSSEIFPLRLRAQGASMGVAVNRLMNGTVSMTFISLYKAITIGGAFFLFAGIAIVAWIFFFFCCPETKGVSLERIEEVFSKGCDGSSVAEDEGVAMANVASPNGHVKSSES encoded by the exons atggagGGACAGGGAGAGAGCGGTGTGTCGGCAAGAGGAGCGAAAACGTATGCCTTTGCCTGTGCTATCATCGCTTCCATCATCTCCATCTTGATGGGCTACG ATACCGGAGTGATGAGCGGCGCCATGCTGTTCATGAAGGAGGATCTCAACATACAGGATGAGCAGGTGGAGGTGCTTGCGGGGATCATGAACATATGCGCGTTGGTCGGATCCTTAACCGCCGGGAGGCTGTCCGACTGGATCGGCCGGCGCTACACCATCGTCGTTGCCTCCATCATCTTCTTTGTAGGGGCGGTCTTGATGGGCTTGGGCCTCAACTACGGCATGCTCTTCTCCGGGAGGTGCATCGCGGGCGTCGGGGTCGGCTACGCCTTGATGGTCGCTCCTGTGTACTCGGCAGAGATCTCTTCCCCGTCCTCCCGCGGCTTCCTCACCTCCCTCCCGGAGATCTGCATCAGCGCCGGCATTCTGCTCGGGTACGTCTCCAACTACTTCCTGCGGCACCTCCCGCTCAAGTACGGCTGGCGTTTGATGCTCGGTGTCGCCGCGGTGCCTTCGGTCATGCTGGCCGTGGGGATTCTGGCCATGCCGGAGTCACCGCGGTGGCTGGTCATGCAAGGCCGGCTCAGGGACGCCCGGGAGGTGCTGCTGCGAGTGTCGAACACGAAAGAGGAGGCGGAGCTGAGGCTACGGGAGATAAAGGCGGCCGCGGGGGTCGACGAGAGCTGCACCGACGACGTCGTCGAGCCGGTCGCCACGCACCGCGGGGAGGGCGTCTGGAAGGAGTTGCTGCTCCGGCCTACCCCTGCGGTGAGGCGCATCCTCATCGCCGCCCTCGGTATCCATTTCTTCGAGCACGCCACCGGGATCGAAGCCGTGGTGCTCTACACCCCGAGGATCTTCAAGAAGGCGGGGATCAGCAGCAGGAGCAAGCTCCTGTTCGTCACCATGGGCATGGGGGTCACCAAGACGGCCTTCATCCTGGTGGCCACCTTCCTGCTGGACAAGGTGGGCAGGAGGCCCCTGTTGCTGACGAGCGTGGCCGGGATGATCCTGTCCCTCTCGAGCTTGGGGTTCGGGCTCACCATGGCGGATCACAGCCAGCAAACGCTGCCATGGGCGCTCGGCCTCTGCATTGCCTCCCTGCTCTTCTTCGTGGCCTTCTTCTCCGTCGGCCTGGCGCCCGTCACCTGGGTCTACAGCTCGGAGATATTTCCCCTGAGGTTGAGGGCACAGGGAGCCAGCATGGGGGTGGCTGTGAACAGGCTGATGAATGGAACGGTGTCCATGACCTTCATCTCTCTCTACAAGGCCATCACCATCGGTGGTGCCTTCTTCCTCTTCGCAGGCATTGCAATCGTGGCctggatcttcttcttcttctgctgcccCGAGACGAAGGGGGTGTCCCTGGAGAGGATCGAGGAGGTCTTCAGCAAGGGATGCGATGGAAGCTCAGTGGCCGAGGACGAGGGAGTTGCCATGGCGAATGTAGCTTCTCCAAATGGTCACGTAAAATCATCCGAGTCATGA